The Chrysiogenes arsenatis DSM 11915 genome segment CCATAGGTCATAAAAGGTTTTTCAATGAGTGGCAGTAAGCCCTGAATATGTTCGTCGTCAAAAGATGTTGAAGCGCAAAGATTATGTTGGCAAACAGGCAAAACGACTTAAAGACGGTTCACTCAACCCGAACTATGTCGAGGGCAAGCATTACCCGATCATTCTGGGAGGGGAATAAGATGTCTGAAGAACAGAAACCAAAACCGAAATTCACCCCCGAACAGCTTGAAGAGCTGAAAAAAGCTGCTGCTGCCAAGAAAGCGGCCGCTGCCGCCAGTGGCGAAGCTGCTCCTGCTTCTGCAAGTGCTTCTGAAGCGCCTGCCGAAGCAGCGACTCCCGCGCCAAAGCCGGAAGCTCCAGCATGGCTGGCTGGCTTTATGCAAGGATTTGACGGGACAGAATATCAAGGAACGGATGCCAATCAGTGGCATATCGTCACCATCACGCCCGACCAAGTGGTTGCTTTCTGCACCAATCTAAAAGCCGGTGGCTTCGACTTCCTCGACTGCCTTTCCGGTGTTGAGTACAAAGAGTGCTTTGGCACCGTGCTCCATATCCACCGTATTGCCAATAAGTGGCAGCTCTGTGTGCAATACCGCACGGCAAACAAGAATGAGCCAGTGACATTGCCTTCCGTCAGCGCCATCTGGCCAACGGCTGATTGGCACGAGCGCGAATCGTTCGACCTTATGGGAATCCGCTACGCTGGTCACCCTGACCTGCGCCGCATCCTCTTGCCGGACGATACCGTAGGGCACACGCTCCGCAAAGACTTTGTTCCGAATACCGACGGGAGTTTGAAAGTATGACCACAACACCCTGTGCAACACCTTTGCCCCCGCAGGTCATCAAACACGACTACGAAAGTGACATAATGACCTTGGCCATGGGGCCACACCACCCTTCGACCCACGGCGTTCTGCAAATTATGCTGAAGCTTGATGGTGAAATTGTGGTGGAAGCAGAGCCGGTTATTGGCTTTCTGCACCGCTCTATGGAAAGAATGGGTCAGGAGCGTCCGTGGATTCAATACATCGCGGCACTGAACCGTTTCGACTACCTGGCAACCATCCACTCCGAAATGCCGTACTGCGTCGCCACCGAGCGCATCGCTGGCCTCGAAGTTCCCGAACGGGCACAGTGGATTCGTACCCTGATGATGGAACTCAACCGTATCCACTCGCACCTGCTGTGGGTCGGCACATTCCTACTCGACATGGGTGCAACGACGATTGTTATGTATGCACTCCGCGAGCGCGAACTGATTCTCGATATCTTCGAAGAAATCACCGGCATGCGGATGATGAATAACTACACCCGCATTGGCGGCGTCCGTTACGACATCACGCCGAAGTCTGTCGAAATGATTCGCGCCTTTATCAAGAGCTTCCCGCAAGCACTGAAAGATATGGACGCCATTATTACCGGCAACCCAATTGTCCGTACGCGTCTCATTGACAAAGGGGTGCTAACGCGTCAACAGGCATTGGATTTCGGCGCTGTCGGCATTGCGTCACGCGGTTCCGGAGTCGACTTCGACCTGCGCCGTGACCGTCCCGACTTTGCCTACGATAAGCTTTCCTTCAAAGTTCCTGTGTACGATTCAGGCGACAACTTTGCCCGCTACATGGTACGGATGGTGGAAATGGAAGAATCACTCAAGATGGCGGAACAGTGTATTGACCTGATGCCCGAAGGGCCAGTGCAGTGCAAAACCAAAATCGGGCCCATGTGGAAAGCTCCGGCCGGCGAAGCCTACGCTGAAGTCGAGTCGGCACGCGGCATTCTCGGCACATATGTTGTTTCAGACGGCGGTGCCACACCGATGCGGACGAAACTACGTGGTGCATCTTTCACCAACCTTCATGCCTTCGCGCAAACGCTGGTTGGCATTAACATTTCGGAAGTCGTCATCCTCCTCGGATCGTATGACGTTGTTCTTCCTGAAATCGACAGGTAGGAGTAGGGCATGTTTTTTACCTTTACACAAGCATGGCCCCTCTGGGCGCAACAACTGTTTTACGCCATTGTTCCGGTCGTTCTGATGATCGCGGTGGTTATGACTTCGGTTATCCTCTTTGTTTGGTATGAGCGCCGTTGGTTGGGAGTCTTGCAGCATCGCTTTGGACCAAACCGCGTCGGGCCGTTCGGACTGCTCCAATTGATTGCCGATGCCGTCAAAATGATGACCAAAGAGGACATCATGAACCGCGAGGTTCACAAAGTACTCTTTACGATGGCTCCGATCATTACGATGAGTTCCGCCTTGATCGCGTGGGCGGTTATTCCGTTCGGCGAAAACATGATTATCAGTAATATCGAAACAGGGATTTTCTTCCTTTTCGCCATTGCCGGCATGGGAACGTTTGCCACGATTATCGCCGGTTATGCCAGCGCCAACAAGTGGAGTACCCTTGGGGCGATGCGCGGCGTTGGTCAAGCAATCAGTTACGAAATCCCCCTGCTCTTTTCGGTCGTGCCAATCTTCCTGATTGCCGGATCGTTCAACCTGCAAGACATCGTGTTGCAGCAGCAAGGGTTCTGGAATATCTGGAAGCAGCCATTAGCGTTCCTGCTGTTCTATATCTGTATGACTGCCGAAGTAAACCGGACGCCATTCGACCTTCCTGAATCGGAAAGTGAATTGGTTTCTGGATTTAACACGGAGTATTCAGGGTTTAAGTTTGGTGGCTTTTTTATGGGCGAGTACATCGCTTCTGTCACCATGTGTGCCCTGCTGACGCTGCTCTTCTTTGGTGGCTGGTACTTACCGTTTGCCAATATCGAAGTGATTAACGCACTTCACACTGGCACCATCGGCTACCTTATCAACCCCATTGTGTTCCTGGCGAAGACCTATTTCTTCTTTGGTATTACCGTATGGGTGCGGGCAACACTGCCACGGGTAACGATCGGGATGCTCCTGAGCTTTGCCTGGAAAGGGCTGATTCCGCTGACGATTTTGAACATTTTTGTTACCGGCTTAGTCCTGTACATTCTAAGGTAGGATAACTATGGCTCATCATGATGAACATGCAACGATAGAAGCGCCCGCAGCCAAAACTGGCGAATGTGTTTCGATGATCAATACGGTGTTCGCAGGTGCCAAGGCGATTGCGACCGGAATGAAAACGGTACTCAAGTACGCTGGTGGCCCCCGCCCAACACGCGAATATCCCGAAGTTGTCCGTCCGCTCGCCGAGCGCTCGCGTGGACGTCTCTACTTTATCGAAGAAAAGTGCATTGCCTGCAATATGTGCGTCAAGGCGTGCCCGATCGACGTTATCCATCTCGAATCGCACCGCGAAGACCGTGAAGTGGATGGCAAAGTCAAAAAAGTTCCCGTCATCGACAAGTACACCGTCGATATCGGCGAATGTATCTCTTGCGGTTTGTGTGCCGAACACTGTCCAACCGACGCGGTTTTCCAAGCGCATGAGTACGAAACGGCCTACTACTACAAAGAGCTTTTTGTAATGAATAAGGATGAACTGGCTATGACATTTCCAGAGTTCATCGCTAAGAAAAACCGGGAAATGAAGGGGAAGTAGACGTATGGGTGACTTTATCTATCATCTCGTGTTTTATCTCCTGGCAGCATCTATGTTTGCCAGCGCGCTTGCGATGATTTTTGTCCGCAACATTGTCGCCAGTGTTGTCTGTCTGGTCGGAGCGTTCTTGGGTGTGGCCGGATTCTTTTTCCTGCTCAACGCCGAGTTTATTGGTGTCGTCCAAATCATGGTTTATGCCGGAGCACTGTCGCTTTTGATCGTGTTTGCGATCATGCTGACCGATCCGAAAGATCACGAAACCGAGCGGCCAAAACTGAACAACATCCTTGCTGGCCTCGTAGTCAGTGGTGCCTTGTTCCTGATTATGGTCTGCGCCATTTCGACGGCTGAATGGAAGATTTCTGATGCGGCTCCGCTGCTAGAGCGCACCGCAGTTTACATTGGTGTTCAGTACTTCACCGATTACATTGTGCCGTTCTACCTTGCCGCGATTATCCTTTCGATGGCACTGACTGGCGCTATTGTTCTGGCGAAGAAGGATGAGGAGGGGGATAAATGTTAAGTGTAACTCTGAATCATTTCCTCTACGTCGCAACAGCGATTTTTTGCCTTGGGATTTTTGGTATTATCGTGAGCCGCAATGCGGTCAAAGTGCTCCTTTCGATCGAAGTGATGTTAGCCGGGGTCAACATGGCGTTTATTGCTTTTTCGCGCTATGTCACGCCAGATACGCTGGAAGGGCAGATGATTACCATTTTCATCCTGACGGTCGCCGCTGCAGAAGCCGCGGTGGGGCTGGCTATCCTCTTGGTCGTGTATCGCAACTACCGGACGGTAGACATGTCCAAATTCAATTTGCTGAAGTGGTGAGGTACCTATGATTGAATTTGCCATATCGAATGCGTGGCTCATTGGCGTCATGCCGATCCTTGCTGGGTGTATTGCCCTGTTACTGGTTCGTCCGTGGCCAAAGCTGGCGCACACTGTGGTCATCATCCCGTCGGCCTTTGGCTGGGCGCTCGCCACTTTAGTTTTGGCCGGAGCGTTTCTGGGCTATGACCTTTCTTCTTCACAGTGGAGTTATCGCCTGCTGACTACCGGCGATTTTGATCTGAACTTTGGCATTGCTGTCGATAACCTGACGGCCATGATGCTCTTTATCGTTATGACAGTCAGTACGCTGGTGCAGCTGTTTTCTACCAAGTACATTGAAGGCGACAGCGGCTATTCCCGCTTCTTTGCATTCCTTGGCTTGTTTACTTCGTCGATGCTCGGACTGATTCTGGTTGACAACCTCCTTGGTCTCTTCATCTTCTGGGAGCTTGTCGGGGTCTCCTCCTTCCTGCTGATTGGTCACTGGTTCCAAAAACCATCGGCAGCAGCCGCGTCGAAAAAGGCCTTCATCACCAACCGCGTCGGGGACTTTGGTTTCCTGATCGGGATTATGATTATCTTTGCCGTGACTGGCACGTTAGATTTTGCTGAACTTCGCGAGGCCATTGTCGTGGGCGATCTTTCCGGCTGGATTTTGACAGCGGCGGGGATTGGGATATTCTGCGGTGCTATCGGGAAATCGGCTCAGTGGCCATTACACGTGTGGTTACCTGATGCGATGGAAGGTCCAACCCCAGTATCAGCGTTGATCCACGCGGCCACGATGGTTGCCGCCGGGGTCTACATGGTTGGGAAAATCTACTTCCTGTTCGAAGCTTCGGCCACCACACTCCAGTTCATTGCGTGGATCGGTATCATTACCGCCTTCCTTGCTGCTTGTATTGCTGTTGTGCAGTACGATATTAAAAAGGCACTGGCCTACTCTACGGTATCGCAGCTTGGCTTTATGATGTTTGCCCTTGGCATGGGGCCAATCGGGTACGCCGCCGCACTCTTTCACTTGATGGCGCACGCCTTCTTTAAAGGGATGATGTTCCTTGATAGTGGTTCGGTCATCCACGGCTGTCACCACGAACAGGATATGCGCTACATGGGCGGTCTGCGCAAAACCATGCCGTTTACCTCCATCATCATGTTGATCGGCTGTTTGGCGATTGCTGGTATTCCTCCATTCGTCGGCTTCTTCAGTAAAGATGAAGTATTGGCGGCCGCCTTCGCGATGAACCCATTGATCTATGTCATGGGGACACTCACCGCAGGTCTGACGGCCTTCTATATGTTCCGGATGTACTTCATGACTTTCCACGGCGAATACCGTGGCCACGCCCATCCGCATGAGTCTCCTTGGCAAATGACAGTACCACTGGCGATTCTTGGCTTCTTCACCGTCGTTGCGGGCTTGCCAGCGCTGCCACACTTCTGGGGTGGACACAGCATGATTGCTGACTTCCTGCACTACATGCCGGTCAGTGGCGAGCCGGTTACGCTCCACCTGAATGTGCCAGTTATGATTATCGCAACGCTCACCAGCGTGGTCAGCATTGTGGTGGCCTACTTGATGTACGTTAAGGGGACGATTTGCCCTGAGAAGATGAAGCAGCGCTTCAGCTACCTGCACAATTTGTTGACGTACAAGTTCTACTACGACGAAATGTACGGCGCATTGAGCAAGTATGTCGTGCTGGGCATCGGTAAAGCGAGCTGGTGGTTCGACCGCACTATCATTGATGGCGCGGTAAACCTGATCGGCAGCGTTACCTACTGGTGTGGCGGTCGCGTGCGCCTGCTGCAGACCGGCTCAATTCAGACTTACGTTTCAGTACTCGTACTTGCCGTAGCGGTTATCGCCGCTGTACTGCTGGTATAGGAGGGGAAAGCGAATGTTTATCAATCCAACCGAACTCAATACCCTGACGCTGACGGCTTTGATGGTCATCCCGATCATCGGCGCGCTGATCATTGCGTTGCAGGGAAAATCGGAAAACACCAAAGCCCCTCACTACATTGCGGCGGCCACCACGTTTACCGTTTTCGTCCTTTCCGTGGTCATGGCATTTTCTTACTGGCCGTATGCTGGTGGCGAGAATCAGTACCTTTTCCGTGATACTTGGAACTGGATCCCATTCCTGAACACCAGCTATGACGTAGCCGTCGACGGCCTTTCGCTACCGATGGTTGTCCTCACTACGTTCCTGATCTTTATCTGTTCACTCGCTTCGTGGAACATCGCCGACAAACGTCCGAAGCTCTACTTTGCGCTGTTCCTCTTCCTTGAAACGGCTTTGATCGGCGTATTTACTTCGGTTGATATGCTGCTCTTCTTTGTTTTCTGGGAATTAGAACTGATCCCGATGTACTTCCTGATTGGTATTTGGGGTGGCCCACGCCGCGAATATGCATCGTATAAGTTCATCCTGTACACCGTGCTCGCTTCTGCGGGGATGTTCATTTCGCTGCTGGCGATCTACTTCTACGCTGGCGCATACAGCTTTGACTACATCACCGTATCGCAAAGCGGTATTCTGCGCGATCTGAGCATGTTCGTTCAGGTTCTGCTCTTCCTTGGCTTCTTCCTCTGCTTTGCGGTCAAACTGCCGGTGGTGCCACTGCACACATGGTTGCCAGACGCACACGTTGAAGCACCAACGCCGGTATCAGTACTGCTGGCTGGTGTCCTGCTGAAAATGGGCGCCTATGGACTGTTCCGCTTCAACTTCGGCTTATTCCCTGAAGCGACACAATATCTGGCAACGCTCCTTGCCGTGCTCGGTGTGATCAATATTGTCTATGGTGCCTTCCTTGCTTTAGCGCAAACCGATATGAAAAAGGTTATCGCCTACAGTTCGGTTTCGCACATGGGCTTTGTCCTGCTCGGCCTTGCAAGCTTGAATCACATGGCGTTTAACGGTGGGATTCTGCAAATGTTTGCTCACGGCACCATCACTGCGATGATGTTCCTTATGGTCGGCGTGGTGTACGATCGCGCCCATACGCGCGAAATCGCGAAACTTGGCGGCTTGGCACAGCAAATGCCAATGGCTTCTGCCCTGTTTCTGGTTACGGCGTTTGCGGCAGTCGGTGTCCCTGGTTTCAACGGCTTTGTGGCAGAAGTGCTGATTTATGTTGGCGCCTTCCAAAGCTTCCCGATCCTCACGATCATTGCTGTGTTGGGGATTATCCTTGGTGCCGCGTATATGCTCTGGCTGCAAGAGCGGGTCTTCTTTGGGCCACGCAAAGCAGTGTGGAATGGGTTGTCTGATATGAATGGGTTAGAAAAATTTAATATGATCGCCTGCCTCATTGTCGTTTTGATTACCGGCATTCTGCCGTTCCTCATCATGGACATTATCAACCCGGCGACAGTTCAGCTCCTCGGGCTGTTAGGTTAGGAAGGGGGACACTATGACACATCACACCGATCTCGTAATTATCTTCCCTGAACTGCTCGTTGTGGCGGCAATCTTTATTGCCACCGTTGCCGACCTGTTCATCAATAGACAGAATAAGTTAGCTGTCGGCTACATGGTACTGCTCGGCATGGTGGGCGCACTCGTCACCCTGATTGGGCTCAGAGAGTATTCGACAGCGTTTAACTTTGCCGGCATGTTTGAGCACACCGGCTATTCATGGTGGTTCCGCATCATGATTTTGTCCGGCGGTATTCTGACGCTTATGATGTCATTTATTTACGCCCAAGAACGTCACACCAAACAGGGTGAATACTACTACCTGATTGCCATTGCCACCCTTGGCGGGATGGTACTGGCTGGTTCTGGCAACGTGGTTTCTCTCTTCCTTGGGCTGGAAATGCTGAGTATTACCTCGTATGTTCTCGTTGGTATGCAGCGCGGCAAGCCAATAGCGGCCGAAGCATCGTTTAAATACATGCTCTACGGCGCGATTTCTTCCGCCGTGATGCTGTTTGGCTTTGCTCTGATTTTTGGTATGACAGGCACCCTGAACATTGCCGAAGCAGGCGCTTCGCTTGGACTGCTCCTCGAAGGGCATTCCAGCATGGCAGCAACACTGGCGATGATTATGGTTCTGGGCGGACTGGGCTACAAACTGGCCGTTGTTCCGTTCCACCAATGGTCGCCGGACGTGTACCACGGGGCATCGTATCCCGTAACCGCGTTCCTGTCAGTCGTCTCCAAAATTGCCGGTTTTGCGATCGTCATCCGTCTGGTTGACTACGTCTTCATGGGTTACGGCCTCGAAGTCATTGCCAGCCAATGGGCACTGGCCTTCGCCTTTATGGCAGCGGCCAGCATGATTATTGGTAATATGGCGGCGCTTGTACAAAGCAACGTGAAACGGATGCTGGCTTACTCCAGTATTTCACATGCGGGATATGTCTTGGTTGGTATCGTCGCCTTTATGGCCACAAATGACCTCCCTGCCGGAGTGGCGTTCCTTGATGGCGCAACGGCGACGGTATTCTACCTCTTCGGTTACCTCTTTATGAACATCGGTGCCTTTGCTGGTCTGATGCACTTTAGCCGGATGGTTGGAAGCGCTGAAACGGCGGATCTAGCCGGTCTGGCGAAAAAGAGCCCACTGGTGGCTTTTGTCACCGCGTCTTGTCTAGTCAGCTTGGCTGGGTTGCCGCCCTTTATCGGCTTCCTTGCGAAGTTCTACCTCTTCGGTTCTGCGGTACAAAGTGGCTATGTCTGGCTCGCCATCATCGGTCTGATCATGAGTATCGTGTCGCTTTACTACTATGCGCGCGTTATCAAAACATTGTACTTCGATGAACAAACTTCTGAAATTCGCAATGCCACGACTTCGGGGTCTGGCGTATCCGCCGCTCTTGGGTTTAGTTTTGCGGGGATGTTGCTCTCGATGTTCTTTGCCGAGCCGATCATCAACATTATCCGTTGGTCGATGGAGCGGTTGTAAGCATCTTGAATTCTTGATACCATTGACAAAGCCCCGGAGTGTATGCTTCGGGGCTTTGCTGTAAATACGCAAGGGGGAACGACGATGCAAAGAAAAATGAACTCCCAGGGTGAACTGTACGACGAACTGCGAGCACTCCTGGCCAATGACCGCGAAAAGCTCATTCTGGCACACTACCCTGATGGCATTTACCTGGAAACCGCTGCCGAAGCGACGGTGGATCAGTATGCCCTTCCACTCAGCGAATACACCAATCGACAAATTGTTCTGGCGTATCCATTGATGCAGCAAAATCTCTCCCTCGCAGAGATTCGTGCGAGGATCACTCATGAGTAGCATGGACCAGCCACGCTGCGCCGTGGCACAGGAATACGGTGTCGACGTTTGGAGGCTTGCCATGGAAACGCTGGGCAACGAACGCGAAGTCTACCTAAAAGGGCTTGATTGGTGGAATGAATTTGCTACCGAACATGGATTTGGCTATGTCAACGAAGAGAACGAGTTTGTCCGCACCAAACCAATGCCATAGGAGGAACGAACACATGAGCGCATCATTAGTCGGCAAGAAAGCCTTTATCACAGGTGCCAGCAGCGGGATTGGGCTGGCCTGCGCCCATGCGCTTGCGAAGGCCGGCGCCAAGCTGCTACTCTGCGCGCGCAATCAAACCAAGCTTGAAATGGTCGCGGCTGAACTCGCCAAACAGTATGGCACGCAATCGTTTGTGCTGCCACTTGACGTCTGTCGTCGCAGCGACGTTGCCACAGCGCTAGAAAGCCTTCCGGCAGAATGGCAAGCGCCGGATATCCTCATCAACAATGCGGGACTCGCACTTGGGTTAGAAAAGCTGCATGAAAACAGCATCGACGATTGGGAAACCATGATCGACACCAACATCAAGGGGGTGCTCTATCTACTGCGCGGTTTGGTTCCGGGCATGATCGGGCGTGAAGCCGCCACGGTCATCAACGTTGGTTCGACGGCTGGTCGCGGCGCGTACCCCAATGGTGCCGTCTACTGTGCCTGTAAAGCCGCGCTGCGCATTATCACCGATGGCCTGCGCATGGATACCATTGATACGCCCCTTAGAGTCAGTATTGTCGAACCGGGGATGACGGAAACCAACTTCAGCAATGTCCGCTTTCACGGCGACACCGAGCGTGCCAAACAGGTCTATACGGGGCTGAAACCACTCACGCCAGAAGATGTTGCCGAAGCGGTGCTGTTTATGGCCACCCGCCCGGCGCACGTGCAGATTCACGATATCATGATGTCGCCCACGCATCAGGCGAGTGGCGGGATGATTTATCGCGTGACCAAATAAAAAAAGGCGACCGGTAGGTCGCCTTTTTTAACTATCCTAACCGTTCTTTGACCGCGGCGACTTTGCCTTCCAGCGCTCCGGTAACACCAACTTTATCGTCGATCTTAATGGAAGTGGAAACGCGCCCAGAATACTGCCGCATGTTCATGTGACACGTTTGTATCAGGGCAAAAACCGCTTCCGGCTCCCCTTCTACAATCGTCCCCATCGCGTGCAGTTCATACTTCAGCCCGCTCTGGCGGATGATTTCCAGCGATTTCGCCACGTATTCAGAAAGTTGTTTCCCCCCTTTATCGAGGGGGGTAATCGAAAATTCCGCTAACATCACAACACCTATTCGATATGGGTCGTTTTGATGTGGAGTTCGCGCAGTTGCTTGTCGTCAACCAAGCTTGGCGCGTCGGTCAGGACGCAGGTTGCTTTCTGCGTTTTTGGGAATGCAATCACGTCGCGGATGGAGTTGGTGCCAGAAAGGATCATCGCTACGCGGTCGACCCCAAAAGCAATCCCGCCATGCGGTGGCGTACCAAAGCTGAGAGCATCAAGCAGGAATCCAAACTTGGCACGCGCTTCTTCTTCGCCGATGCCAAGCAGGCTAAACATGGCCGACTGCACTTCTTCGCGGTGAATACGGATGGAGCCGCCACCAATTTCAAAGCCGTTCAAAACAAGATCGTACGCTTTAGCACGGCACGCGCCCGGATCGGTTGCCAGCAGTGGCACGTCTTCGTCCATCGGGGAGGTGAACGGATGGTGCATGGCGTTCCAACGCTTAGCATCTTCGTCATATTCGAGCAGTGGGAATTCGGTGACCCACAAGAAATTGTATTTGCTATTGTCGATCAGATCGAGGCGCTGTGCCAGCAGAGAACGGAGGCGGTTCAATGAATCGGCTACTACTTTTTTGGTGTCGGCCATAAAGAATATGCAGTCGCCGACGTTCGCGCCACAACGCTCAACGATCGCTTTCAACGTCGCTTCGCCCAAGAATTTAGTAATTGGGCTTTGGTATTCGCCGTTTTCTTTCACTTTAATGTAAGCCAGACCTTTGGCACCAAAGACGGTCAATTCCTTCGTCATATCGTCGATATCTTTGCGGCTCAGTTCGCCACATCCAATACCGTTGATCGCTTTGACCTGTCCGCCATTATCAAGTGCATTTCTAAACACCTGAAAGCCAGAATAATCGAGATCAGAAAGGTTGATCAATTCTAATCCGTAGCGCGTATCCGGCTTATCGCACCCAAAACGATCCATAACTTCGGCATAGCTTAAACGCTGGAATGGCGTGGGGATCTCAACACCAGCCACCTGCTTCCAAAGGTAGGCAAACAACCCTTCAATCAGTTCCATCAACTGCTCGCGGTCGATGAAGCTCATCTCCATATCCAGCTGAGTAAACTCTGGCTGACGGTCAGCGCGAAGGTCTTCGTCGCGGAAACACTTGACGATCTGGAAATACTTGTCGTAACCGGAAATCATCAAAAGCTGTTTGAATAACTGCGGCGATTGCGGCAGCGCAAAGAATCGACCAGGGTTGACGCGCGAAGGAACCAGATAATCACGCGCCCCTTCCGGCGTTGATTTCGTGAGTACCGGCGTTTCAATATCAAGGAACCCTTTATCGTAGAGATATTCGCGCATTGCGCGCGTTAAACGGTGACGGTTGATAATATGTTTTTGAATTTCCGGGCGACGCAGGTCGATATAGCGATATTTGAGGCGGACGTTTTCGTTTACTTCCTGATAGTCGTCGATCATAAAAGGAGGTGTTTTGGACGGGTTTAAAATTCGCAGTTCGGTGATGATAACTTCAATTTCGCCCGTTTTCAGTTTTTCGTTGACGGTGCCTTCGGGGCGGGGGCGAACCTTACCAACAGCCGCCAGCACGAATTCAGAACGTACTTGTTCACCCTTCGTATGCGCCTCTGCGACAACCGTTGGATCAAGTACAATCTGCGTCAAGCCATCGCGGTCGCGCAGGTCGATAAAAATCAGTCCGCCGTGGTCGCGGCGACGGTGCGCCCAACCCATCAGGGTTACTTGCTCCCCGATATTGGCGGCCGTGAGTGTGCCACAAGAATGTGTCCGCAGAAGCCCTTGCATGATTTCCATAAGTCGTCTGGTCTCCTTCTCTATAGTCTTAAAACGAAAAAGCAATACGGTTAGTCGCTCACTTCGAGCGCAATAATTTCGTCGAGCGTCGCGGTTTGCTGTTCCCCGCTGGCCATACTTTTCAGGGTGTATGTCTGTGCATTGTACTCGTTTTCTCCGATCAGCACCACTCCCCTTGCGTTCAGGCGATCCCCTTTTTTAAAGATCGCTTTCACGCTCCGGCTTTGCGGATCAATTTCGCAATTTTTGCCGATACGGCGCAAGGCACACTGTAAGCGCAGCGCATGTGCCGCATAGGCGTTGTCAGTATAGCCGATGAAGTAATCAGGCGCCGGCGTACTGGCCGTAATCCCCAGTTCTTTTGCGAGCAAAATCAACCGTTCCAGCCCAAACGCAAACCCAACACCGGGAGTGGCTGGACCACCAATCGTTTCGACCAAACCATCATAGCGGCCACCGCCACCGATGGCATTTTGTGAGCCGAGTTTATCGGTGGTGAATTCAAAAGCCGTGCGCACGTAGTAATCAAGCCCACGTACCATCAGGCTGTTGCGCTGAAAGGGGACGCCAGCAATTTCCAGATAGTGTTGCAGGGCGCTGTAATGGTCGGCACAAGCGGGGCAGCGGTGATCGTCAATGCGCGGCGCATCTTTCACCTGTTCGCGACATCCTGTCGCTTTACAGTCCAGCGATCGCAGTGGATTTTTATCGAGGCGCGATACGCAATTTTCGCACAGGTGGGCAATGCGCTCTTTGAGGTAGGCGGTGAGGGCATCACGATAACCCGGACGGCATTCTGGGCAGCCAATATTGTTGATCTCGACTGCCACCGCTTCGTGAATACCGATAGCACGCAAAAGCTCGTAGCC includes the following:
- a CDS encoding NADH-quinone oxidoreductase subunit C; amino-acid sequence: MSEEQKPKPKFTPEQLEELKKAAAAKKAAAAASGEAAPASASASEAPAEAATPAPKPEAPAWLAGFMQGFDGTEYQGTDANQWHIVTITPDQVVAFCTNLKAGGFDFLDCLSGVEYKECFGTVLHIHRIANKWQLCVQYRTANKNEPVTLPSVSAIWPTADWHERESFDLMGIRYAGHPDLRRILLPDDTVGHTLRKDFVPNTDGSLKV
- the nuoH gene encoding NADH-quinone oxidoreductase subunit NuoH, with protein sequence MFFTFTQAWPLWAQQLFYAIVPVVLMIAVVMTSVILFVWYERRWLGVLQHRFGPNRVGPFGLLQLIADAVKMMTKEDIMNREVHKVLFTMAPIITMSSALIAWAVIPFGENMIISNIETGIFFLFAIAGMGTFATIIAGYASANKWSTLGAMRGVGQAISYEIPLLFSVVPIFLIAGSFNLQDIVLQQQGFWNIWKQPLAFLLFYICMTAEVNRTPFDLPESESELVSGFNTEYSGFKFGGFFMGEYIASVTMCALLTLLFFGGWYLPFANIEVINALHTGTIGYLINPIVFLAKTYFFFGITVWVRATLPRVTIGMLLSFAWKGLIPLTILNIFVTGLVLYILR
- a CDS encoding NADH-quinone oxidoreductase subunit J family protein, with protein sequence MGDFIYHLVFYLLAASMFASALAMIFVRNIVASVVCLVGAFLGVAGFFFLLNAEFIGVVQIMVYAGALSLLIVFAIMLTDPKDHETERPKLNNILAGLVVSGALFLIMVCAISTAEWKISDAAPLLERTAVYIGVQYFTDYIVPFYLAAIILSMALTGAIVLAKKDEEGDKC
- a CDS encoding 4Fe-4S binding protein encodes the protein MAHHDEHATIEAPAAKTGECVSMINTVFAGAKAIATGMKTVLKYAGGPRPTREYPEVVRPLAERSRGRLYFIEEKCIACNMCVKACPIDVIHLESHREDREVDGKVKKVPVIDKYTVDIGECISCGLCAEHCPTDAVFQAHEYETAYYYKELFVMNKDELAMTFPEFIAKKNREMKGK
- the nuoL gene encoding NADH-quinone oxidoreductase subunit L, with amino-acid sequence MIEFAISNAWLIGVMPILAGCIALLLVRPWPKLAHTVVIIPSAFGWALATLVLAGAFLGYDLSSSQWSYRLLTTGDFDLNFGIAVDNLTAMMLFIVMTVSTLVQLFSTKYIEGDSGYSRFFAFLGLFTSSMLGLILVDNLLGLFIFWELVGVSSFLLIGHWFQKPSAAAASKKAFITNRVGDFGFLIGIMIIFAVTGTLDFAELREAIVVGDLSGWILTAAGIGIFCGAIGKSAQWPLHVWLPDAMEGPTPVSALIHAATMVAAGVYMVGKIYFLFEASATTLQFIAWIGIITAFLAACIAVVQYDIKKALAYSTVSQLGFMMFALGMGPIGYAAALFHLMAHAFFKGMMFLDSGSVIHGCHHEQDMRYMGGLRKTMPFTSIIMLIGCLAIAGIPPFVGFFSKDEVLAAAFAMNPLIYVMGTLTAGLTAFYMFRMYFMTFHGEYRGHAHPHESPWQMTVPLAILGFFTVVAGLPALPHFWGGHSMIADFLHYMPVSGEPVTLHLNVPVMIIATLTSVVSIVVAYLMYVKGTICPEKMKQRFSYLHNLLTYKFYYDEMYGALSKYVVLGIGKASWWFDRTIIDGAVNLIGSVTYWCGGRVRLLQTGSIQTYVSVLVLAVAVIAAVLLV
- the nuoK gene encoding NADH-quinone oxidoreductase subunit NuoK — protein: MLSVTLNHFLYVATAIFCLGIFGIIVSRNAVKVLLSIEVMLAGVNMAFIAFSRYVTPDTLEGQMITIFILTVAAAEAAVGLAILLVVYRNYRTVDMSKFNLLKW
- a CDS encoding NADH-quinone oxidoreductase subunit D, with translation MTTTPCATPLPPQVIKHDYESDIMTLAMGPHHPSTHGVLQIMLKLDGEIVVEAEPVIGFLHRSMERMGQERPWIQYIAALNRFDYLATIHSEMPYCVATERIAGLEVPERAQWIRTLMMELNRIHSHLLWVGTFLLDMGATTIVMYALRERELILDIFEEITGMRMMNNYTRIGGVRYDITPKSVEMIRAFIKSFPQALKDMDAIITGNPIVRTRLIDKGVLTRQQALDFGAVGIASRGSGVDFDLRRDRPDFAYDKLSFKVPVYDSGDNFARYMVRMVEMEESLKMAEQCIDLMPEGPVQCKTKIGPMWKAPAGEAYAEVESARGILGTYVVSDGGATPMRTKLRGASFTNLHAFAQTLVGINISEVVILLGSYDVVLPEIDR